The proteins below are encoded in one region of Penicillium psychrofluorescens genome assembly, chromosome: 4:
- a CDS encoding uncharacterized protein (ID:PFLUO_006419-T1.cds;~source:funannotate), whose translation MLDEIKKSVSASGASPPVDDAPEAGDMELLATLGYKQELRRHYSTLQIFAVAFSIMGLLPSIASTLSFSMPAGPVGMVWADLASAMPTAGGLYFWTHYYSAEKWKNPLSFVVGYSNTIGLIGGICSIDYGFANMLLSMVSISRDGNWTASRPIIYGTYAATVISHGFIATFFGRIMPKIQSACIFLNIGLVVASAIALPVGKAKNHPPVNSGAYVFGEVDNLTTWPTGWAFIMAWLSPIWTIGAFDSCVHMSEEATHASRAVPLGIVWSTGLCGILGFLSVATIATAMSHNVEGILNSKFGQPMAQVYFDALGKNGALGFMAVVMIVQYFMGLSIVLAASRQSWAFSRDGALPFSSFFRKVSKSALMQYQPVRMVCGVCGMAVIIGLLALIDNAASNALFSLAVAGNDLAWLVPILARLVWGQDKFVPGEFYTGKYLSKPIAVVAIVYMAFVIVLSMIPTEGPNPSPQNMNYTVVINGALWGGAILYYALHARKTFKGPQTTVGPEDVGKTEAEVSEQ comes from the exons ACGAAATAAAGAAATCCGTTtccgccagcggcgccaGTCCGCCCGTTGACGATGCTCCCGAGGCTGGGGATATGGAATTGCTGG CAACCCTGGGATACAAACAGGAGCTGCGCCGCCACTACTCTACGCTGCAGATCTTCGCCGTCGCGTTCAGTATCATGGGTCTGTTGCCGTCTATTGCGTCGACGTTGTCGTTTTCCATGCCTGCGGGTCCGGTGGGAATGGTTTGG GCCGACCTGGCATCGGCAATGCCCACGGCTGGTGGTCTTTATTTCTGGACTCACTACTACAGCGccgagaaatggaagaacCCGCTGAGCTTCGTGGTCGGGTATAGCAATACCATTGGTTTGATTGGTGGTATCTGCTCCATAGACT ATGGATTCGCCAATATGCTCCTCTCCATGGTCTCCATTTCCCGCGACGGCAACTGGACAGCCTCAAGGCCCATCATCTACGGCACCTACGCAGCCACGGTAATCTCCCACGGCTTCATCGCCACGTTTTTCGGGAGAATCATGCCAAAGATCCAGTCTGCCTGCATCTTTCTGAACATCGGGCTCGTGGTTGCGTCAGCCATTGCCCTCCCCGTCGGCAAAGCAAAGAACCACCCGCCTGTCAACTCGGGCGCGTATGTATTCGGCGAAGTCGACAATCTCACGACATGGCCGACGGGCTGGGCCTTTATCATGGCGTGGCTCTCGCCCATTTGGACCATTGGTGCTTTTGACTCGTGCGTCCACATGAGCGAGGAGGCTACCCATGCTTCGCGCGCGGTGCCGCTGGGGATTGTCTGGTCTACTGGCCTGTGTGGCATTCTAGGGTTTTTGTCCGTGGCTACAATCGCGACGGCCATGAGTCACAATGTCGAGGGTATTTTGAACTCGAAGTTTGGGCAGCCTATGGCTCAG GTCTACTTTGATGCACTGGGCAAGAATGGAGCGCTCGGCTTCATGGCTGTGGTCATGATCGTGCAATACTTTATGGGACTTAGCATT GTCCTTGCCGCGTCGCGCCAAAGCTGGGCTTTCTCCCGCGACGGCGCGCTACCAttctcatccttcttccgcaaAGTCAGCAAATCCGCATTGATGCAGTACCAGCCCGTCCGGATGGTCTGCGGCGTCTGTGGAATGGCggtcatcatcggcctcctcgcGCTTATCGACAACGCCGCCTCCAACGCGCTGTTCTCGCTCGCCGTCGCAGGCAACGACCTCGCCTGGCTAGTGCCCATTTTGGCGCGTCTGGTATGGGGCCAGGACAAGTTCGTCCCTGGCGAGTTCTACACGGGCAAGTATCTAAGCAAGCCGATCGCGGTTGTGGCCATCGTGTATATGGCTTTTGTGATTGTGCTCAGTATGATTCCTACTGAGGGACCAAACCCGTCAC CGCAAAATATGAACTACACTGTTGTCATCAATGGAGCACTGTGGGGCGGTGCTATACTTTACTATGCTCTCCATGCCAGGAAGACGTTCAAGGGACCGCAGACAACCGTTGGGCCGGAGGATGTGGGTAAAACGGAGGCCGAAGTTTCTGAACAGTAA
- a CDS encoding uncharacterized protein (ID:PFLUO_006418-T1.cds;~source:funannotate): protein MTFVFKNGRVFAPSRPSANADNDFAGGMIIEKDRITHVGSLDETQFPQDAEVIDLQNKIVIPGFIDSHVHILQFGQSLCKADLIKCTSLEQIQQTIKSYAESHPTLPRIMCRGWIQLSSNGIALASMLDGIDPRPIYVDSFDLHSMWCNSAALEEMGAHTAPDLPGGTIHRNENGRASGLLDESALMNLAWPYLESVTSTEDKLSALDTAVKAYTAAGYTGMVDMAMDDGTWEILNLYRRDKGIPFHIAVHWLVPFTADQQANFKYVDRAIELRKEFTQQDFCIAGIKLICDGVVDGCTAALRQPYSGKSDPVEPIWPADMLQEVVQRADAAGLQCAIHAIGDQAIHQAINVLSNVGTPGRRHRIEHLELTSSEDAKRLGQLGITASVQPVHSDPGLFKAWPSLVGPERCKRAFAYKEFLDGGAPLAIGTDAPTAPHFPLPNLYNATTRRSAIEPETTNTVNPHFGLTLAEAATAATTGAAYARFAESWTGSLKQGLSADFLVVDMQWTPEKLLQGKVCQTWYQGRKVFDLEAASKK from the coding sequence ATGACCTTCGTCTTCAAGAATGGGCGCGTTTTTGCGCCTTCACGTCCATCGGCCAATGCCGACAATGATTTTGCCGGGGGAATGATCATCGAAAAAGACCGCATCACCCATGTCGGATCCCTCGATGAGACTCAGTTTCCTCAAGACGCAGAGGTCATCGACTTGCAGAACAAGATTGTCATTCCTGGCTTTATCGATAGCCATGTGCATATTCTGCAATTCGGCCAGTCCTTGTGCAAAGCAGATCTTATAAAATGCACATCCCTCGAGCAAATCCAGCAGACTATCAAGTCCTATGCCGAATCTCACCCGACACTGCCGCGAATCATGTGTCGCGGATGGATTCAGTTATCCAGCAACGGAATTGCCCTAGCCAGTATGCTAGACGGCATCGATCCACGCCCTATCTATGTTGATTCCTTTGATCTTCACTCAATGTGGTGTAATTCTGCTGCATTAGAAGAGATGGGGGCCCATACTGCGCCTGACCTGCCCGGTGGCACTATCCATCGAAATGAGAATGGAAGAGCCTCTGGTCTACTGGACGAGTCTGCACTGATGAACCTCGCCTGGCCATATCTGGAGAGCGTCACGTCAACCGAAGACAAGCTGAGCGCTCTGGATACGGCAGTGAAAGCGTACACCGCTGCCGGCTATACGGGGATGGTAGACATGGCCATGGATGATGGCACATGGGAGATTCTGAACCTCTATCGCCGAGACAAAGGTATCCCATTCCACATCGCTGTCCACTGGCTTGTCCCGTTCACGGCCGATCAACAGGCCAACTTCAAGTATGTGGACCGGGCTATTGAGCTTCGCAAGGAGTTTACCCAGCAGGATTTCTGCATCGCAGGAATCAAACTGATCTGCGATGGGGTTGTGGATGGTTGCACTGCGGCTCTACGCCAGCCATACAGCGGCAAATCCGATCCCGTCGAGCCCATTTGGCCTGCAGACATGTTGCAGGAAGTTGTTCAGCGTGCAGATGCAGCCGGCCTCCAATGTGCTATTCACGCTATCGGCGACCAGGCTATTCATCAGGCAATAAACGTTCTCTCGAACGTCGGCACGCCGGGTCGGAGACACAGGATCGAACATTTGGAATTGACCTCTTCGGAAGATGCCAAACGGCTTGGTCAGCTAGGCATCACGGCATCTGTTCAGCCCGTCCACTCTGATCCAGGGTTGTTCAAGGCTTGGCCTAGTCTTGTTGGCCCTGAGCGCTGTAAGCGTGCATTCGCCTACAAGGAGTTCTTGGACGGAGGAGCGCCTCTTGCAATTGGAACGGATGCCCCAACGGCGCCGCACTTCCCGCTTCCGAATCTTTACAATGCTACGACTAGGCGATCTGCTATCGAGCCAGAGACGACCAACACTGTCAACCCGCATTTCGGACTGACACTCGCTGAGGCAGCCACAGCCGCCACGACTGGTGCAGCCTATGCGCGGTTTGCAGAATCCTGGACTGGAAGCTTGAAGCAAGGGTTAAGCGCGGACTTCTTGGTGGTGGACATGCAGTGGACCCCGGAAAAGCTGCTGCAAGGGAAGGTATGCCAAACCTGGTACCAGGGAAGGAAGGTATTTGATTTAGAAGCGGCTTCAAAGAAGTGA
- a CDS encoding uncharacterized protein (ID:PFLUO_006417-T1.cds;~source:funannotate) codes for MAETPEFCICFLLCRNGSFFVSAQARDYCEVSNLSRIDIATVTWGPVNAELGFSFALLNDSYAAGCGALCIGGLILVPFALKFGRRPVYVFSTIVQCGISVWSAKMQTVADLMLVNVLSCVVGALAEVLVQMTVADVYFVHQRGLMNTIYYWFMSIGTTLAPLAGGYITLSQGWRWVWWWMAILFGAGLVAFVFLYEETMFYSSTIDGVPVEDKTAPTVPTGKDDTEISAAKISAMAQAEQQHSTAVEVDYSIPEKSYWQKLALWSSAPISFTELTRHSYEPFMILFGIPGVFFMAVEYGIMTACTTVPVTTLSSVMTLPPYNFGAAQIGLMGIPPFIGISLATIVSGPLSDSIVLFFAKRNGGVFEPEMRLWLSVAFIPFVPAGLFMFGIGLNNGSHWLLPAFGLGISSFGVVPASSAALTYLTDAYTDVSLF; via the coding sequence ATGGCGGAAACACCTGAATTTTGCATTTGTTTCTTACTATGTCGTAATGGTTCTTTCTTTGTAAGTGCCCAAGCAAGAGACTATTGCGAAGTTTCTAATTTGTCCAGGATCGACATTGCTACTGTGACCTGGGGCCCCGTGAATGCGGAACTGGGCTTCAGCTTTGCGCTATTGAACGATAGTTACGCTGCCGGCTGCGGAGCTCTTTGCATCGGTGGCCTCATTCTAGTGCCCTTTGCCCTAAAGTTTGGCCGTCGCCCGGTCTACGTGTTCAGTACCATTGTCCAATGTGGCATAAGCGTTTGGAGTGCCAAAATGCAAACCGTCGCCGATCTTATGCTGGTCAACGTGTTGAGCTGCGTTGTTGGAGCTTTGGCAGAAGTATTGGTGCAGATGACTGTGGCAGACGTCTACTTTGTTCATCAACGTGGACTCATGAATACCATTTACTACTGGTTCATGAGTATTGGAACTACACTTGCCCCCTTGGCAGGTGGCTATATCACTCTTTCCCAGGGTTGGCGCTGGGTttggtggtggatggcaaTTCTCTTTGGAGCCGGGCTCGTTGCATTTGTGTTTTTGTATGAAGAGACAATGTTTTACTCGTCCACCATTGACGGTGTCCCCGTTGAGGACAAGACTGCTCCTACCGTCCCTACCGGCAAAGACGACACCGAGATATCAGCAGCAAAGATATCCGCCATGGCTCaggcagagcagcagcattcGACTGCGGTCGAGGTTGATTATTCAATTCCGGAAAAGAGCTACTGGCAGAAATTAGCACTTTGGTCTTCAGCTCCAATCTCATTTACCGAATTGACAAGGCATAGTTATGAGCCGTTTATGATTTTGTTCGGAATTCCAGGGGTCTTCTTTATGGCCGTGGAATATGGGATCATGACGGCCTGCACTACTGTCCCCGTGACGACTTTATCATCAGTCATGACACTACCTCCGTACAATTTTGGGGCAGCACAGATTGGATTAATGGGAATCCCGCCCTTCATTGGCATCAGTCTGGCCACTATTGTTTCTGGCCCTCTGAGCGACTCgattgttcttttcttcgcaaAAAGGAATGGAGGTGTCTTTGAGCCTGAGATGCGACTTTGGCTAAGTGTGGCTTTTATCCCTTTTGTGCCCGCAGGCCTTTTCATGTTTGGGATTGGGCTGAATAATGGGTCTCATTGGCTTCTTCCGGCCTTTGGCTTGGGGATCAGTTCCTTTGGGGTTGTTCCGGCTAGCAGTGCTGCATTGACGTACCTGACTGATGCATATACAGATGTGAGCCTCTTCTGA